A window of Desulfomonilia bacterium contains these coding sequences:
- a CDS encoding FAD-binding oxidoreductase, which translates to MGSKDIFKQIENYDEMLKDTAVLEKYGFDYQTRKGEVEKIIDELHPGRLNLVVSEIKEETPSTKSIRLVSADGYLPPFQAGQYINMFVDVGGIRTSRPYSIASAPTQSGYYEIAVRRVDDGFVSNYLLDELKVGALLQSSSPSGNFHYNPLYQGDNLVFIAGGSGITPFMSMIREMADRNTSRRVHMLYGSRVEGDVIYHDELKRIAAAHKNFSFDIVVSEPSEGYAGKKGFINAELIKDSTSSEDCTFFVCGPEAMYDFCLGELEKLSIPQRKIRVEIMGAPKDITLQPGWPAGVNAKDVFKVLIKGKKTIKARAGEPLMSSLERSGINIPALCRSGECSLCRTKLISGKVFQPDGVKLRKSDRRFGYIHPCMSYPLADIEIML; encoded by the coding sequence ATGGGATCTAAAGATATATTCAAGCAAATTGAGAATTATGATGAAATGCTGAAGGATACGGCAGTTCTTGAAAAATACGGATTTGATTACCAGACAAGAAAAGGCGAGGTGGAGAAGATAATCGACGAGCTTCATCCCGGAAGGCTTAATCTGGTTGTCTCTGAAATAAAAGAGGAAACGCCTAGCACAAAATCTATAAGGCTGGTTTCCGCCGACGGGTACCTTCCGCCCTTTCAGGCAGGACAGTACATCAATATGTTCGTCGATGTCGGCGGTATAAGGACAAGCAGGCCGTACAGCATTGCTTCGGCCCCGACGCAGAGCGGTTATTATGAGATTGCCGTCAGGAGGGTTGACGATGGTTTCGTATCGAATTATCTGCTTGATGAATTAAAGGTCGGGGCATTGCTCCAGTCTTCATCCCCTTCGGGCAACTTTCACTATAATCCTTTATATCAGGGCGACAACCTCGTGTTTATCGCGGGGGGCAGCGGGATCACCCCTTTCATGAGCATGATCAGGGAGATGGCGGACAGAAATACCTCCCGCAGGGTTCACATGCTTTATGGCAGCAGGGTTGAGGGGGACGTCATATATCATGATGAACTCAAAAGGATTGCAGCGGCGCACAAAAACTTCTCGTTCGATATTGTCGTTTCCGAGCCGTCAGAGGGCTATGCCGGGAAAAAAGGTTTCATCAATGCGGAACTCATTAAAGATTCGACATCTTCTGAAGACTGCACATTTTTTGTCTGCGGGCCCGAGGCGATGTATGATTTCTGCCTTGGCGAACTTGAAAAGCTTTCGATACCGCAACGAAAGATCAGGGTGGAGATTATGGGCGCTCCCAAAGATATTACCCTTCAGCCGGGCTGGCCTGCTGGAGTCAATGCAAAGGATGTCTTCAAGGTTCTCATCAAGGGTAAAAAAACCATAAAAGCCAGGGCCGGTGAACCTTTAATGTCATCACTGGAAAGGTCGGGTATTAATATTCCCGCATTGTGCCGCTCGGGCGAATGCAGCCTCTGCAGGACAAAACTCATATCAGGTAAAGTCTTTCAGCCGGACGGGGTCAAGCTCAGGAAGTCGGACAGGCGGTTCGGATACATTCATCCGTGCATGTCCTATCCGCTTGCCGATATTGAAATTATGCTTTGA
- a CDS encoding PAS domain S-box protein — MDGKIKKLYKLEEDFLLSLIDNSSDAIIATDIEGYVLIFNEAAQKMTGYNSVDLLNKKVSFRHFMGQGEQERILSILNKGTADKPLKLVGEETTLYAKDGTLIPISLSVSYIYKRGVPVATMNIFRDLRPINLVRDKLRVSEEKYRILVEKANDGIFVYQDHYFRYANHKFIEMLGYSEKELINMGLRDIVHPELAEFIEDRYVRRIRGEKVPDQYEISFMAKDGTWGDFEITPALIEYEGSVATQNIIRDITQRKRMERELAETRKMAILGEMSAHVAHEVRNPLQKIKTGLELFSFSISLDKKQKKILEGVNQGIENLERFVTEVLDWSRSGKLKLKAYHVGNIIDGLIFNHEAELNERNIKVKTDYDAGADSVIADGIQLRQAIEDILDNAMDAMPSGGVLSFKTRMLESHGFETESGPVISDALEISISDTGPGISEEDLKKVFQPFFTTKKRGTGLGLSLVHKVVEAHGGYVFARNIPKKGAEFVIRLPLDPTKTIRNSKYTEPAL, encoded by the coding sequence TTGGACGGCAAAATAAAAAAACTATATAAACTCGAAGAAGATTTTCTCCTTAGCCTGATCGACAATTCAAGCGACGCCATCATTGCAACGGATATAGAAGGCTACGTCCTGATCTTCAATGAAGCAGCCCAGAAAATGACCGGTTACAATTCAGTGGACCTGCTCAACAAAAAGGTCTCATTCAGGCACTTCATGGGGCAGGGAGAGCAGGAAAGAATCCTCTCGATCTTGAATAAAGGGACCGCGGACAAACCTCTCAAGCTTGTCGGAGAGGAAACCACCCTTTATGCAAAAGACGGAACACTCATCCCGATTTCACTCTCGGTTTCTTATATTTACAAACGCGGCGTCCCGGTTGCTACGATGAATATATTCCGTGATCTGAGGCCTATAAACCTTGTGCGGGACAAGCTCAGGGTCTCCGAAGAGAAATATCGGATACTCGTAGAAAAGGCCAATGACGGAATATTTGTCTATCAGGATCATTATTTCCGGTATGCGAATCACAAGTTCATAGAGATGCTTGGCTATTCGGAAAAAGAGCTCATCAACATGGGTCTGCGTGATATCGTGCATCCCGAACTAGCAGAATTTATAGAGGACCGCTATGTCAGGCGCATAAGGGGCGAGAAGGTGCCTGACCAGTATGAAATATCATTTATGGCCAAAGACGGCACCTGGGGTGATTTTGAAATTACACCCGCTTTAATCGAATATGAAGGCAGCGTGGCAACCCAGAATATCATTCGTGACATCACCCAGAGAAAACGCATGGAACGCGAACTTGCAGAAACAAGGAAAATGGCGATTCTAGGAGAGATGAGCGCCCATGTCGCGCATGAGGTCAGGAATCCCCTGCAGAAAATCAAGACCGGCCTTGAGCTGTTCTCATTTTCCATATCGCTCGATAAAAAGCAGAAAAAGATACTTGAAGGCGTCAATCAGGGAATTGAAAACCTGGAGCGGTTCGTAACAGAGGTGCTTGACTGGAGCAGGTCCGGAAAGCTCAAACTCAAGGCCTATCATGTAGGTAACATTATAGACGGTCTTATATTCAACCATGAGGCTGAACTGAATGAAAGGAACATAAAGGTTAAAACCGATTACGATGCCGGAGCCGATTCCGTCATCGCGGACGGCATACAATTAAGACAGGCGATAGAAGACATCCTGGACAACGCAATGGATGCAATGCCGTCGGGAGGGGTATTGTCTTTCAAGACACGCATGCTTGAATCTCACGGCTTTGAAACGGAGAGTGGTCCTGTAATATCGGATGCGCTGGAAATCAGCATCAGCGATACAGGCCCCGGAATTTCCGAGGAAGATCTCAAAAAAGTATTCCAGCCGTTTTTCACTACCAAGAAGAGGGGAACAGGCCTCGGACTATCGCTTGTCCATAAAGTAGTCGAGGCACACGGCGGCTATGTTTTTGCCCGTAATATCCCGAAGAAAGGCGCCGAGTTTGTTATCAGACTGCCGCTTGATCCGACGAAGACCATTAGAAACTCTAAATATACGGAGCCCGCATTATGA
- a CDS encoding molybdenum cofactor biosynthesis protein MoaE: MEKQTSLDEMVNKIKAMPGADSVGMILCHNGIVRGTSRDGRKVRGVAVTADRKKLDDIITAQKSRPGIFEILVHVNEGELKVGDDLLLIAVAGDIRENVIPVLTDTLNTVKKTVTSKTEHFV; encoded by the coding sequence ATGGAAAAACAAACATCACTTGATGAAATGGTTAACAAGATAAAGGCCATGCCAGGAGCGGATTCAGTGGGTATGATACTCTGCCATAACGGGATAGTCAGGGGAACCTCGCGTGACGGCAGAAAAGTAAGGGGTGTGGCAGTTACGGCAGACAGAAAAAAACTTGATGACATTATAACAGCCCAGAAATCTCGGCCCGGTATATTTGAGATACTCGTCCATGTGAACGAGGGCGAACTGAAAGTGGGAGACGACCTGCTGCTGATCGCGGTCGCAGGCGATATAAGGGAAAATGTGATCCCTGTGCTCACGGACACACTCAATACCGTAAAGAAAACCGTAACCAGCAAGACCGAACATTTTGTCTGA
- a CDS encoding O-acetyl-ADP-ribose deacetylase, whose translation MEYIPGGRKIELVKGDITAQDTEAVVNAANNQLAPGGGVAGAIHRAAGPELWKECSKLGGCPTGEARISKGYNLPNRYVIHTVGPVYRNSPDDPLLLASCYRSSLELAERNGIKTISFPALSTGIFGYPAGDAAKVALSTIIDYLKKSTVITLVRMVLYDEASLRVHEEVLKDLTGGK comes from the coding sequence ATGGAATACATTCCGGGCGGAAGAAAAATAGAACTCGTAAAAGGGGATATTACGGCTCAGGATACCGAAGCAGTCGTCAACGCCGCCAATAACCAGCTTGCACCGGGCGGTGGTGTGGCAGGCGCCATACACCGGGCGGCGGGTCCGGAATTGTGGAAAGAGTGTTCAAAACTTGGCGGTTGTCCGACAGGGGAAGCCCGCATCAGCAAAGGATATAATCTGCCTAACCGCTATGTCATACATACCGTGGGCCCGGTTTACAGAAATTCACCTGATGATCCTTTACTGCTTGCTTCATGTTACCGCAGCTCCCTTGAGCTGGCTGAAAGAAACGGTATAAAAACTATTTCCTTCCCGGCCCTTTCAACCGGGATATTCGGCTATCCTGCAGGAGATGCGGCAAAGGTTGCATTAAGTACGATTATTGATTACCTGAAGAAATCAACGGTTATTACACTCGTGCGGATGGTTCTGTATGATGAAGCGTCGTTAAGGGTTCATGAAGAAGTGCTGAAAGATCTGACTGGGGGGAAGTGA
- a CDS encoding aldehyde ferredoxin oxidoreductase family protein, producing the protein MGKGYMGKVLFVDLSKGDFKEETIPDEVYEKYLSGTGLAAYLLYNRIPAGADALGPENIFGLMSGLLTGTGSLFTGRWMAVGKSPLTGGWGDANCGGQFSPAIKRAGYDGILFTGISEKPVYLYIGEGKMELRDASGLWGKDAVETEEMLLEECGHDAKVACIGPAGEKLSLIAGICNDKGRIAARSGLGAVMGSKKLKAVVLDGCRRIPVADRDEMKNLSKICSKWVGMQPPFVPGNMTGFIGAFMRILPTQMAQDGMLYKVMLRKWGTVSMNQVSAEMGDSPIKNWSGSNKDFGMSKSKYVNPDVYTDCEMVKYHCYSCPLGCGGICKMTGKFSETHKPEYESVLALGGLCMNEDSDSIFYMNELLNRAGMDTISAGGTAAFAIECYERGILTKDETDGLELKWGNTAAIVSLIEKMIKREGIGDLLADGSKVASQKIGKGSERYAIHAGGQELAMHDGRGDPGFGLHYSVDPTPGRHTIGAWLYYEMFQLWKKVKSLPAVKPLYHKDAKYKADEEKAIWSNACSKFMNVLNGSGVCMFGAFIGIKRTPTFDWLNAATGWNKSPEDYMEIGERIQTLKQQFNIKHGIEPKSFKANDRSLGIPPLLEGANKGRTVEIDKLMKDYWTAFGWDPETGKPKGETLAKLGIE; encoded by the coding sequence ATGGGTAAAGGTTATATGGGAAAAGTTTTATTTGTTGATCTGTCAAAAGGAGATTTCAAGGAAGAAACTATTCCGGACGAGGTTTACGAGAAATACCTTTCCGGTACTGGTCTGGCGGCTTATCTCCTCTATAACAGAATTCCCGCAGGGGCCGATGCGCTAGGTCCGGAGAATATCTTCGGGCTTATGTCTGGACTGCTCACCGGGACAGGGAGTCTGTTCACCGGCAGATGGATGGCTGTAGGAAAATCTCCTCTGACCGGCGGCTGGGGCGACGCCAATTGCGGAGGCCAGTTTTCTCCGGCTATTAAAAGGGCCGGATATGACGGAATATTATTTACGGGCATAAGCGAAAAGCCCGTTTATCTGTATATAGGCGAAGGCAAGATGGAATTGAGGGACGCATCCGGCCTCTGGGGAAAGGATGCCGTCGAGACCGAAGAGATGCTGCTTGAAGAGTGCGGCCATGACGCTAAAGTAGCATGCATAGGTCCGGCAGGCGAAAAGCTTTCACTTATAGCAGGCATATGTAATGACAAGGGCAGGATTGCAGCACGCTCCGGCCTGGGTGCGGTCATGGGATCAAAAAAGCTGAAGGCAGTCGTACTCGACGGCTGCAGGAGAATCCCGGTTGCCGACCGTGACGAGATGAAGAATCTGAGCAAGATATGCAGCAAATGGGTGGGCATGCAGCCCCCGTTTGTTCCCGGCAACATGACCGGCTTCATCGGCGCATTCATGCGCATACTTCCCACCCAGATGGCACAGGACGGTATGCTCTATAAGGTCATGCTCAGAAAATGGGGCACGGTAAGCATGAATCAGGTTTCCGCCGAGATGGGGGATTCACCGATAAAGAACTGGTCTGGCAGCAACAAAGACTTCGGCATGTCAAAATCAAAATACGTCAACCCGGATGTATATACGGATTGCGAGATGGTGAAATACCATTGCTACTCATGTCCTCTCGGCTGCGGCGGCATCTGCAAGATGACCGGCAAATTCAGTGAAACGCACAAGCCGGAATATGAGAGCGTTCTTGCTCTGGGCGGGCTTTGCATGAACGAGGATTCTGACAGCATATTCTATATGAATGAGCTTCTCAACCGTGCAGGCATGGACACGATATCGGCGGGCGGCACGGCGGCATTCGCCATTGAATGCTACGAGCGCGGCATACTTACAAAAGACGAGACGGACGGCCTGGAACTCAAATGGGGCAATACGGCTGCTATTGTTTCGCTGATAGAAAAGATGATCAAGAGGGAAGGGATAGGCGATCTACTTGCTGACGGATCAAAGGTCGCTTCTCAAAAGATCGGCAAAGGTTCAGAACGTTACGCCATACATGCAGGCGGGCAGGAGCTTGCAATGCATGACGGAAGGGGTGACCCGGGTTTCGGCCTGCACTACAGTGTCGATCCTACACCAGGCAGGCATACAATCGGGGCATGGCTGTATTATGAGATGTTCCAGCTCTGGAAAAAGGTCAAAAGCCTGCCCGCCGTCAAACCTCTTTATCACAAGGATGCAAAATACAAGGCCGATGAGGAAAAGGCGATATGGTCGAATGCATGCAGCAAGTTCATGAACGTACTGAACGGTTCGGGCGTATGCATGTTCGGGGCATTTATCGGAATAAAGCGGACCCCGACATTTGACTGGCTTAACGCGGCTACGGGTTGGAACAAATCGCCTGAAGATTATATGGAAATCGGCGAGCGCATTCAGACGCTTAAACAGCAATTCAACATAAAGCATGGCATCGAGCCCAAATCATTCAAAGCAAACGACCGTTCGCTTGGCATTCCACCGCTGCTGGAAGGCGCAAACAAGGGAAGGACTGTCGAGATAGACAAGCTCATGAAGGATTACTGGACTGCATTCGGATGGGATCCGGAAACCGGAAAACCGAAGGGTGAAACCCTTGCAAAACTGGGAATAGAATAA
- a CDS encoding DUF763 domain-containing protein, translating into MRTGIMTTPLHGGKAPAWLFKRMQVLAGEIVKAIILDYGTDELLKRLSEPLWFQALGCVLGFDWHSSGVTTTVCGAIKEGIAGFEHEIGFYACGGKGARSRQTPFEIEMRCERLGQEPAPLVRASRLSAKVDNNALQDGHQLYHHNFFFDSSLTWTVVQQGMNEEAQTARRYHWYSPALKDFVEEPHAGITAQTALHTVYDLTAKSSVETRDASVEILKEGPDFVIGELKKAREYSLPFRHEVMLRDINPENIRRVLIETYEQNPTDFSSLIGAKGAGPKTIRALSLLAEIIHGTQVSRTDPAVFSFAHGGKDGTPYPVDRKNYDHSIEVLRTAVEKARIGEKDRLDAIRRLACKF; encoded by the coding sequence ATGCGTACGGGAATAATGACTACACCGCTTCACGGGGGCAAGGCACCGGCATGGCTTTTTAAAAGGATGCAGGTGCTGGCCGGTGAGATTGTAAAGGCGATCATACTGGATTACGGGACAGACGAACTCCTGAAAAGGCTCTCAGAACCCTTGTGGTTTCAGGCGCTGGGTTGCGTTCTCGGATTTGACTGGCATTCAAGCGGTGTAACGACAACGGTATGCGGCGCGATCAAAGAGGGTATTGCAGGTTTTGAGCATGAAATCGGTTTTTATGCATGCGGCGGCAAAGGGGCCAGGTCAAGGCAGACTCCATTCGAAATTGAAATGCGGTGCGAAAGACTCGGGCAGGAACCCGCCCCTTTGGTGCGCGCCAGCAGACTCTCGGCCAAGGTTGACAACAACGCGCTTCAGGACGGCCATCAGCTTTACCACCACAATTTCTTTTTTGATTCATCGCTTACCTGGACCGTTGTACAGCAGGGCATGAACGAAGAGGCGCAAACCGCCCGCAGGTATCACTGGTATTCTCCTGCGCTGAAGGATTTTGTTGAGGAGCCTCACGCAGGGATAACCGCACAAACGGCCTTGCATACAGTCTATGATCTGACTGCAAAATCGAGCGTTGAAACCAGGGATGCATCTGTTGAAATACTTAAAGAGGGACCTGATTTTGTGATCGGCGAACTTAAGAAGGCGCGGGAATACAGCCTGCCTTTCAGGCATGAAGTAATGTTACGTGACATCAATCCTGAGAATATACGCAGGGTTCTCATTGAAACCTATGAACAGAATCCCACTGATTTTAGCTCTCTCATAGGGGCCAAAGGTGCGGGGCCGAAAACGATAAGGGCGCTATCTCTGCTTGCAGAGATTATACACGGGACTCAGGTCAGCCGCACCGACCCTGCTGTTTTTTCATTCGCGCATGGAGGCAAGGACGGCACTCCTTACCCTGTTGACAGAAAGAATTATGACCACTCGATAGAAGTTTTGAGAACAGCTGTAGAAAAAGCAAGGATCGGCGAGAAAGACAGACTTGACGCGATCAGGCGGCTTGCCTGCAAATTCTGA
- a CDS encoding NAD(P)/FAD-dependent oxidoreductase translates to MSDYDAVVIGAGNGGLTAAAGLAKEGHNVLLLEKHNVPGGCATSFIRGRFEFEVALHQLSGLGLPEFPGPLRGVLSNLGVIDKIEFIQQKHLYRIVVPSRMDITLTTDRKQIEETLTERFPSEKEGIRKFFDLVYAFSMEMVSVLFMKDPEASPRKYPLFFSLALKETQPILDQYLKDPLLQGAVAIYWGYAGLPPSRLSFMDFALMLWAYIEFKPWHMKGGSQAMSNALCDAFLGYGGRARFNCAAKKINVKNGRIVSVVTEDGDEITTRAVVSNAGPIRTLVDMVGVDNCPAGEMKRLNTRTVGLSAFTIYMGFDCNPSELGIEKATNFICSTTDADQAYMSMKTLNPAEFSLLTCYDVDDPDFSPEGACQASLVTLQYAEPWMSVSPSRYYDVKYRYAEHMLKLAEKVFPDLRKHIEEAEPATPLTHMRYLGHPGGSIYGSDHFTRETSMFVDSRSEIEGLYYTGAWNGAGGFQPTLQSGASVARSVSRMLKG, encoded by the coding sequence ATGTCTGATTATGATGCCGTGGTAATCGGTGCAGGAAATGGCGGTCTTACTGCAGCAGCCGGTCTTGCGAAAGAGGGTCACAATGTTCTTCTCCTGGAAAAGCACAATGTCCCCGGAGGCTGTGCTACGAGTTTTATCAGGGGAAGGTTTGAATTCGAAGTCGCCCTGCATCAGCTCAGTGGATTGGGGCTTCCTGAATTTCCTGGACCCTTGAGAGGTGTCCTGAGCAATCTGGGCGTGATAGACAAGATAGAATTCATCCAGCAGAAGCACCTTTACCGGATAGTGGTTCCCTCACGGATGGATATAACGCTGACCACAGACAGAAAGCAAATTGAAGAGACGCTTACAGAAAGGTTCCCTTCTGAGAAGGAAGGCATCAGAAAGTTCTTTGACCTTGTATATGCATTTTCCATGGAAATGGTCAGTGTCCTCTTTATGAAAGACCCTGAGGCAAGTCCCCGGAAATATCCGCTGTTTTTCAGTCTTGCGCTGAAAGAAACTCAACCCATACTGGATCAATACCTTAAAGACCCTCTCCTGCAGGGGGCAGTGGCCATATATTGGGGATATGCCGGGCTTCCCCCCAGCAGGCTCAGCTTTATGGATTTTGCCCTTATGCTGTGGGCTTATATCGAATTCAAGCCCTGGCATATGAAAGGCGGTTCCCAGGCGATGTCGAACGCCCTGTGCGATGCCTTTCTCGGATACGGCGGCCGTGCAAGATTCAACTGCGCAGCAAAGAAAATCAATGTGAAGAACGGCAGGATAGTTTCCGTCGTTACCGAAGACGGCGACGAGATAACAACCAGGGCCGTCGTGTCGAATGCCGGTCCCATACGCACTCTTGTCGACATGGTCGGAGTTGACAATTGTCCGGCAGGTGAGATGAAAAGGCTAAATACCAGGACTGTAGGGCTTTCCGCCTTCACTATTTACATGGGCTTTGACTGCAATCCGTCTGAACTTGGTATCGAAAAGGCGACCAACTTCATCTGTTCGACAACCGATGCTGATCAGGCCTACATGAGCATGAAGACGCTCAATCCGGCCGAATTCTCACTGCTTACCTGCTATGACGTGGATGACCCGGATTTCTCGCCGGAAGGCGCCTGCCAGGCATCGCTCGTAACATTGCAGTATGCCGAGCCCTGGATGAGCGTATCGCCTTCACGTTATTATGATGTGAAATACCGCTATGCGGAACATATGCTGAAGCTTGCTGAGAAGGTGTTTCCCGATCTGAGAAAACACATTGAAGAGGCTGAACCTGCAACACCGCTTACCCATATGCGCTATCTGGGGCACCCCGGCGGCTCTATCTACGGTTCGGACCACTTTACGAGAGAGACCAGCATGTTTGTCGATTCCCGTTCGGAAATCGAAGGGCTTTATTATACCGGGGCATGGAACGGTGCAGGCGGATTCCAGCCGACACTGCAGTCGGGGGCATCTGTTGCAAGGTCGGTTTCCAGAATGCTTAAGGGTTAA
- the kdsB gene encoding 3-deoxy-manno-octulosonate cytidylyltransferase, with amino-acid sequence MKIVAVIPARYESTRFPGKPLTDVCGKPMIERVYEQAARIKGIESVIVATDDERIMNAVRGFGGNTVMTGKECASGTDRVAEAVKDIDADAVINVQGDQVILDCDAIAGLVECMAGGEKMATIAVPAMPEDRDDPNIVKVVCSIKGYALYFSRSTIPYERSSGHYRMLKHVGIYGYTKETLFRFKELPQSPLEMSESLEQLRALENGIPIRVVVAEGEFHEINTEQDRQRIISTWPV; translated from the coding sequence ATGAAAATTGTCGCCGTAATACCGGCCAGGTATGAATCCACAAGATTCCCCGGCAAGCCGCTTACCGATGTATGCGGCAAGCCGATGATTGAGCGTGTTTATGAGCAGGCCGCCAGGATAAAAGGGATTGAGAGCGTCATTGTCGCAACCGATGATGAAAGAATAATGAACGCGGTCAGAGGCTTCGGCGGCAACACGGTCATGACCGGCAAAGAATGTGCATCCGGGACTGACCGGGTGGCGGAAGCAGTCAAGGATATTGATGCGGATGCGGTTATCAATGTCCAGGGTGATCAGGTAATATTGGATTGTGATGCCATTGCAGGCCTTGTTGAATGCATGGCCGGCGGCGAGAAAATGGCGACGATCGCAGTGCCTGCAATGCCTGAAGACAGGGATGATCCCAACATTGTAAAGGTTGTCTGTTCAATAAAAGGTTATGCACTTTATTTTTCGCGCTCCACGATTCCCTACGAAAGAAGCTCAGGCCATTACCGTATGCTCAAACATGTAGGGATTTACGGGTATACGAAAGAGACACTGTTCAGGTTCAAGGAACTGCCCCAGTCGCCGCTCGAGATGAGCGAATCGCTTGAACAGCTGAGGGCTCTTGAAAACGGCATACCGATAAGGGTAGTTGTGGCTGAAGGCGAGTTCCACGAAATCAACACCGAGCAGGACAGGCAGAGGATAATCAGTACATGGCCCGTCTGA
- a CDS encoding 4Fe-4S dicluster domain-containing protein, with translation MSYTIIEVCNGCGACKRLCPANAISGTQKSLHVIDGSLCIECGACGRVCPKQAVKDSLGRICTAVKKSEWEKPVFDHKKCNSCVICIDACPTGCLAMSGAMGKDKHGKPYMKDDKACIGCGFCAAECPVDAITMAKPAAKAA, from the coding sequence ATGTCATATACGATTATTGAAGTCTGCAACGGTTGCGGTGCATGTAAGAGATTATGCCCGGCAAATGCCATAAGCGGCACGCAGAAAAGCCTGCATGTAATAGATGGCTCTCTCTGTATCGAATGCGGCGCCTGCGGCAGAGTCTGCCCCAAACAGGCTGTCAAGGACAGTCTTGGCAGGATATGCACTGCCGTAAAGAAATCGGAATGGGAAAAGCCGGTATTTGATCACAAGAAATGCAATTCATGCGTTATCTGCATTGATGCCTGTCCCACGGGTTGCCTTGCCATGTCAGGGGCCATGGGAAAAGACAAGCATGGTAAACCTTACATGAAAGACGACAAGGCCTGCATCGGCTGCGGTTTCTGTGCAGCTGAATGTCCGGTCGATGCGATAACAATGGCGAAGCCTGCAGCAAAGGCGGCGTAG
- a CDS encoding sigma-54 dependent transcriptional regulator, with translation MTKKVLLVDDEEVFVEQLKEALLHAHPGFEISTACDGMEALDKMSLESFDIVITDMRMPRMDGMALLKKINEKHPGTYVVVVTAFGNVSLAVEAMRYGAYDFLEKPFNMDTLEIALTKIIRQQEILKENLELKGQLQQHGQGLDQIIGAHPLMQKVYDQIIMAADTDLTVLILGETGTGKELVARSIHHRSTRRGRPFVTINCAAVPENLLESEFFGHEKGAFTGALSQRIGRFEKAHTGTLFLDEIGDIPTGLQAKILRVVQDGCITRLGSNKEVELDFRLVCATNRPIQNMIKEKLFREDLYYRISVFPIMIPPLRQRTEDIPMLVGHFINKYGRKLNPALKGITPRAIDELMKYPWPGNVRELENVVQRAIVSAQAGYIEGFPFILNQDNVSTSETETVSSSREKLSGNYHEQKKKLLDNFEYKFICELLEKHDGVIAEAARESGMNYKTFYLKADELGLIKKKR, from the coding sequence ATGACCAAAAAAGTTCTGCTTGTTGATGATGAAGAGGTATTTGTCGAACAGCTCAAGGAGGCGCTCCTGCACGCTCACCCGGGTTTTGAGATCAGCACCGCCTGCGACGGCATGGAAGCGCTTGATAAAATGTCACTGGAATCCTTCGACATAGTGATAACGGACATGCGCATGCCGCGTATGGACGGCATGGCACTCCTTAAGAAAATCAATGAAAAGCACCCCGGAACATATGTCGTCGTCGTCACGGCATTTGGAAATGTCTCGCTCGCGGTTGAGGCCATGAGATACGGCGCGTATGATTTTCTTGAAAAACCCTTCAACATGGATACGCTGGAAATAGCACTGACAAAGATAATCAGACAGCAGGAAATCCTGAAGGAAAATCTCGAACTCAAAGGCCAGCTGCAGCAGCACGGACAGGGGCTTGACCAGATTATCGGGGCGCACCCGCTGATGCAGAAAGTCTATGACCAGATAATCATGGCTGCAGATACCGACCTCACTGTTCTGATACTCGGAGAAACAGGGACAGGGAAGGAACTTGTAGCCCGCTCCATCCATCACAGGAGTACGCGCAGGGGCAGGCCTTTTGTCACGATAAACTGTGCAGCAGTCCCGGAAAACCTTCTGGAAAGCGAATTTTTCGGCCATGAAAAGGGCGCTTTCACCGGAGCGCTCAGCCAGAGGATAGGCCGTTTTGAGAAGGCGCATACAGGAACGCTATTTCTTGATGAAATAGGCGACATACCGACCGGCCTGCAGGCCAAGATATTAAGGGTGGTGCAGGACGGATGCATCACCAGGCTCGGCAGCAACAAAGAGGTGGAGCTCGATTTCAGGCTGGTCTGCGCAACGAACCGGCCGATTCAGAACATGATAAAGGAAAAGCTCTTCAGGGAAGACCTCTATTACAGGATAAGCGTCTTCCCCATTATGATACCTCCGCTCAGGCAGCGTACTGAAGATATCCCGATGCTTGTCGGCCACTTCATCAACAAGTACGGCAGGAAGCTCAACCCCGCGCTTAAGGGAATAACCCCCCGTGCCATAGATGAACTGATGAAATATCCCTGGCCCGGCAATGTCCGCGAACTGGAAAATGTCGTCCAGCGGGCGATCGTATCGGCACAGGCGGGCTACATCGAAGGATTCCCATTTATACTGAACCAGGATAATGTCAGTACATCGGAGACTGAAACAGTCTCTTCATCCAGAGAGAAGCTTTCAGGTAATTACCATGAACAGAAAAAGAAGCTGCTTGATAACTTTGAATATAAATTCATATGCGAACTCCTTGAAAAACACGATGGGGTAATAGCAGAGGCCGCGCGTGAATCTGGAATGAATTATAAAACATTCTACCTCAAAGCCGATGAATTGGGACTCATCAAAAAGAAGAGGTAA